Genomic window (Dehalococcoidia bacterium):
GCTTCGCTACGGGGCGGCTGCCGCCGGTTGTCCTGCCGACGACTCTGCGCTCGTCAGTGGCGCAGCGCCCTGCGCGCGGCCTTGAGCGCCGCCACTGCTCCCACTATCGCGAGGAATCCCAGCGCGGCTGCCGGCAAGAAGGGGCCTCCCGAGGGGCCGCTGCCGGTGGGAGGCGGAATGACGGTCGCAGCCGGCGCACCTCCCGGTGTTGCGGTAGCGGTCGCTAGCGGCGCCGTGGGCTGCGGGAGAGGCGTCGATGTGGCCGCGCCCGGCGTGGAGGTCGCGGTCGGCTCGGGCGTGCTTGTCGAGCGACGGAACGGGGTGGGGGAAGGAGTGGCCGTCAGCTCGCTGCAGATTTCCGGTTCGATGAAGGGCACGAAATCGACGACGCCTCGGGTCGGATCGTCCGCCTGGTCCCTTATCTCACCGGCAATCTCGTTCTCGAAGCACCACCCCCAATCATTGTATTCAGCGTTGACGTTAGTGGGGGACTCATTGTCCAGCAGGTAGTGGTTGTCGCCGAGGGCGCCGCCGCTCGACCGGAAGGTGTTGGCATCGGGGGCGGAACCGCCTATGAGGGCCGTGATCTCGTATTCGTCGTCGAAATCGGTGTCGTAGAGCTCGATCCCTTTATCGAGGCCGGTGAGAGAGTTGCCCACGATGTCGACATCGATGTCGGCGTAGGCAGGACTCGAGATTCGGGCAGAGATCCCCGTCCCCGAGGCGCCCGTAATCGTGTTACCGCGCACGACTGCGCTGCCGGGAAGTATCTGAATCGCCACGTGGTCTGCGGCCGGAGAAACGTTGTTTCCTTCGACCAGCGCGTTGTTGCCGGCGACTCTTATTGCCGACCAGCCCTCCGTGACCGTGTTGCCGGTAATGACGGCATTATCGCCGTTAACGTCGATCCCGCGCGTGCCTTCGGCATCGAGGGTATTGTCTGTGATCTCACATGAGTTGCAGTAGGCTACGACGCCGTCACCGTTGTCGTGGATGTTGTTGTTGTCCACAACTACGCCCGCCGGCCTAGGGGTACCGGTAATGGACATCGCCCCCGCTGTTCCGTTCATGATCTCGTTGTTGGCTATGACAACGTTGTCGCCGGAAATCTCAAAGCCGCTGGTGGCCGGGCCGCTCGGCGTCAGGTCAAGGATGAGGCCGCTGACCCTGATGTTGCTGGCGTTGATGTCGAAAAGGGTCGTGAACCCGCCGCCGTGGTGGACAACGGCCTCGCCGTCGGCCTCAGGTGTGTCGCCCGGGCCGGTAATCGTGAGGGGGCTCGGCGAGTTAATGCTGAGGGAAGTCTGTGTGTAGTCGCCTTCGCAGACGCGGATCGTGTCCCCGGGAGCGGCGGCTGCTACCGCCGCGCCGATGGTGGCAAAGTCCGGCGCGCCCCCGTCCACGCAGTCCGATCCGTCATCATCCACAGTGAGGACCGCCGCCGAAGCGGGTTGTGGAGGCATTCCCGCCAGGAGCAGGGCGACGAGAACCGTCAGCGTCGAGATGGCGAGTTTAAGGATGCCCTTCGACATGGTTCCCTCCTTGTCCGTTCAGCGACAGAGGCAGACGACGCTCAACGTCGCGGCAATCATAGAGGAGAAACGCGGACAGCGCAATCGGTTCGATGGGACGATCATCCGCGACGGGTAAGCGGGAAGCAGTCGTTGGTGCCGAGGGGCGGAATCGAACCGCCGACACCATGATTTTCAGTCATGTGCTCTACCGACTGAGCTACCTCGGCACCGGCAACGCTTCTCGGAAACGCAGAATCCCGGCTCTTCGACCTGGGCGAGAAGCTGCCTGCGGATTTGACCGTTCTTATTGTCGCAAAAGGGCCGCCGCCCCGTCAACCGGATGTCGCCGCGTAGCAGGGCAGGTTGGCCCTTCATCGGATAGAACTTAGGATACGGCGTACCGCCAGTCCCGCCCTCTCCCCCGCATAACACGAACGGGCCGAGGCTGCGCATATGCCTCATCGCTTCCCGCGCGCGGCCCCTC
Coding sequences:
- a CDS encoding right-handed parallel beta-helix repeat-containing protein, translating into MSKGILKLAISTLTVLVALLLAGMPPQPASAAVLTVDDDGSDCVDGGAPDFATIGAAVAAAAPGDTIRVCEGDYTQTSLSINSPSPLTITGPGDTPEADGEAVVHHGGGFTTLFDINASNIRVSGLILDLTPSGPATSGFEISGDNVVIANNEIMNGTAGAMSITGTPRPAGVVVDNNNIHDNGDGVVAYCNSCEITDNTLDAEGTRGIDVNGDNAVITGNTVTEGWSAIRVAGNNALVEGNNVSPAADHVAIQILPGSAVVRGNTITGASGTGISARISSPAYADIDVDIVGNSLTGLDKGIELYDTDFDDEYEITALIGGSAPDANTFRSSGGALGDNHYLLDNESPTNVNAEYNDWGWCFENEIAGEIRDQADDPTRGVVDFVPFIEPEICSELTATPSPTPFRRSTSTPEPTATSTPGAATSTPLPQPTAPLATATATPGGAPAATVIPPPTGSGPSGGPFLPAAALGFLAIVGAVAALKAARRALRH